Proteins from a genomic interval of Candidatus Cloacimonas sp.:
- a CDS encoding efflux RND transporter periplasmic adaptor subunit, giving the protein MRKKWWIIVVIAVLILLILLSVKTCGKKKQPASTKQTDTEIYAVKRGDISSRIVITGEVQPEIVVSLKSKVSGKIVKFYAGENDYVTSGQVIADIEPDYNQANTLFNTKAMLQKAEMNLANARKDLADKTILLQKQYISQDEYNKTSDALKEAEIEYAQASSQYEMIRDLDVPGKVTRVYATASGVVIERNINEGEMVQSSLTSYGEGTVIMKIADLNKMIVKSNINEVDISKFKLNQKAEISLDALPYEHYEGKVVKIAPQAIVENNAKVFPIEINLNASGKIVKPGMTANVTILADSRKNVLVIPIRAVFSNDINQDIVYLVKETKSPAKETNSNNKGKTAPIPNYTVTPIKLGTNDLLQVEVLEGLKEGDQILLNEPVTNNNNNLMM; this is encoded by the coding sequence ATGCGTAAGAAATGGTGGATTATAGTAGTTATTGCGGTTCTGATCTTGCTCATTTTATTGTCAGTTAAAACCTGCGGTAAGAAAAAGCAACCGGCATCAACAAAGCAAACGGACACGGAAATATATGCTGTAAAGCGGGGAGATATTTCTTCCCGGATAGTGATAACAGGAGAAGTGCAACCGGAAATAGTTGTTTCGTTAAAATCCAAGGTAAGCGGTAAAATCGTTAAGTTTTATGCCGGGGAAAATGATTATGTTACTTCGGGACAAGTAATTGCTGATATTGAGCCGGATTACAATCAGGCAAATACCTTGTTTAACACCAAGGCGATGCTGCAAAAGGCAGAAATGAATCTGGCAAATGCCCGGAAGGATTTGGCAGATAAAACAATCCTGTTGCAAAAGCAGTATATTTCCCAAGATGAATATAATAAAACATCAGATGCCCTTAAAGAAGCAGAAATTGAATATGCTCAAGCCAGCAGTCAATATGAAATGATTCGGGATCTGGATGTTCCAGGAAAAGTTACCCGGGTTTATGCTACTGCCAGTGGAGTTGTTATAGAGCGGAATATTAATGAAGGGGAAATGGTTCAATCCAGTTTAACCAGTTATGGTGAAGGCACTGTGATAATGAAAATTGCCGATTTGAATAAAATGATTGTGAAGAGTAACATCAACGAAGTGGATATTTCCAAGTTTAAACTGAATCAGAAAGCGGAAATTAGCTTGGATGCTCTTCCTTATGAACATTATGAGGGCAAAGTAGTTAAAATTGCTCCTCAGGCAATTGTAGAAAACAATGCCAAGGTTTTTCCCATTGAAATTAATCTTAATGCCAGCGGGAAAATCGTTAAACCCGGGATGACAGCTAATGTAACTATTTTAGCTGATTCCCGAAAAAATGTATTGGTTATTCCCATTAGAGCTGTTTTCAGTAATGATATAAATCAGGATATTGTATATCTGGTTAAAGAGACCAAAAGCCCTGCAAAAGAGACAAATAGCAATAACAAGGGGAAAACTGCTCCCATTCCCAATTATACTGTTACTCCCATTAAACTTGGTACTAATGATTTATTGCAGGTAGAAGTATTGGAAGGATTAAAAGAAGGGGATCAGATTTTACTGAATGAACCGGTTACCAATAATAATAATAACTTAATGATGTAA
- a CDS encoding GldG family protein gives MKQPKKTGSILSNLLIKLALILMILLIGSYAKVRWDFSRNKAYSLSAVSKQAVGKLKDNMVVKLYTSKELPAEMLVLDRYVKDLLEEYKQAGKGKFHYEVINGPTQEELKNKANQFGIGTMYFRIFENDKTTTKEIVYGLVFEYQGNFESMNVLPKMQSQLEYAMTLKIQKISRYTLPDISAFADSLYLLMPKQKYADELSANYNIHFTNLMEPLAQTPVLIFHSGYASLSPVQLYNLDQYIMKGGKLVVLADKVISDGERVWELQSNLFDFLENYGIKFSSDLAMDIFCDSRQMGVDTNISFPIYPVLRGSEHPITRNISNIVIYMGNGIIFNRKPGLKFQAILATSTKSALLEGPDYQLDSRLFLHPDPDVFQNPPIPLGAIVEGKFTSYFTDKPESRNPGFVSTVQDGKIVVFGDRELYVDSDKPIYDNRFQLILNAVDWLMERNDMLSIRSRHLQESILDIPYYINKKELAWGDPAKTEQRIKLGIKLTATILPSLILIAIGGIIALNRKRTIGLQDEEV, from the coding sequence ATGAAACAGCCCAAAAAAACCGGTTCCATATTATCCAACTTGCTGATTAAGCTGGCTTTAATCTTGATGATTTTGCTGATTGGTTCTTATGCTAAAGTCCGATGGGATTTTTCCAGGAATAAGGCATATTCCCTTTCTGCGGTTAGTAAGCAAGCGGTAGGGAAATTGAAAGATAATATGGTAGTTAAATTATATACCAGCAAGGAACTGCCTGCTGAGATGCTGGTTTTAGACCGTTATGTGAAAGACCTTTTAGAAGAATATAAACAAGCCGGGAAAGGAAAATTCCACTACGAAGTAATTAACGGACCTACGCAGGAAGAACTGAAAAACAAAGCTAATCAATTTGGAATCGGAACAATGTATTTCCGCATATTTGAAAATGATAAGACAACTACCAAAGAAATTGTCTATGGGCTCGTTTTTGAATATCAGGGCAATTTTGAATCTATGAATGTGTTGCCTAAAATGCAAAGCCAGCTGGAATATGCAATGACCCTGAAAATACAGAAAATTTCGCGTTATACATTGCCAGATATTTCTGCTTTTGCGGATTCGCTATATTTATTGATGCCTAAACAGAAATATGCTGATGAACTCAGTGCCAATTACAATATCCATTTTACCAATTTAATGGAACCACTGGCACAAACACCGGTGCTGATTTTTCATTCCGGCTATGCTTCTTTATCTCCTGTTCAACTTTACAATCTGGATCAATATATTATGAAAGGCGGTAAACTGGTTGTTTTAGCAGATAAAGTTATTTCAGACGGTGAACGGGTTTGGGAACTGCAGTCCAACTTGTTTGATTTTCTGGAAAACTACGGCATCAAGTTCAGCAGTGACTTAGCTATGGATATTTTTTGCGATTCCAGACAGATGGGTGTGGATACCAATATCTCTTTTCCGATTTATCCTGTTCTGCGAGGTTCAGAACATCCCATTACCCGCAATATTTCCAACATCGTAATTTATATGGGTAACGGCATCATTTTTAACAGAAAGCCCGGTTTGAAATTCCAAGCGATATTAGCTACTTCTACCAAAAGCGCTCTTTTGGAAGGACCCGATTATCAATTGGATTCCCGTTTGTTTTTACATCCCGATCCGGATGTATTTCAAAATCCTCCTATTCCGCTTGGAGCAATTGTGGAAGGTAAATTTACCAGCTATTTTACCGATAAGCCCGAATCCCGCAATCCCGGTTTCGTTTCTACCGTTCAGGATGGTAAGATAGTTGTTTTCGGAGATCGGGAACTTTATGTTGATTCCGATAAACCTATTTATGATAACCGCTTTCAGCTTATTCTTAATGCTGTGGACTGGCTGATGGAACGCAATGATATGCTTAGTATCAGGTCTCGGCATTTGCAGGAAAGTATTCTGGATATTCCTTATTATATTAATAAGAAAGAACTTGCCTGGGGTGATCCGGCAAAAACGGAACAAAGAATAAAACTGGGAATAAAACTTACTGCAACTATCTTACCGTCCTTAATTCTTATTGCCATTGGCGGCATAATTGCGCTAAATCGTAAACGCACTATAGGGCTACAAGATGAAGAGGTCTAA
- a CDS encoding ATP-binding cassette domain-containing protein gives MIKIDKLSRNFGSLKAVDEISFCIRDQEIVGFLGPNGAGKTTTLRMMVGYLQPNSGNIEIDGVSIFADPLKASRQIGYLPEQNPLYDDMTVFEALAYFASLRRLKRDYFQERLKFVVKNCGLKEVLFQRIGTLSKGYRQRTGLAQAILHDPRILILDEPTSGLDPNQIIEIRELIRNLGKEKMVLLSSHIMQEVQALCDRVVIISKGKIIVDDAIEKLPGYLKRSKILNLEVQGENIDFSAFLALHPSLELEILSRDENSCKIVFYETPEIDLRQELSRFISDKGWLILELSSGNISLESIFYELTGADSSESELSENANQEEISPVELNEPDAAEEIKEQK, from the coding sequence ATGATCAAGATAGATAAACTAAGCCGCAATTTCGGTTCTCTTAAAGCTGTGGATGAAATCAGTTTCTGTATCAGAGATCAGGAAATAGTCGGATTTTTAGGTCCTAACGGTGCTGGAAAAACTACCACTTTAAGAATGATGGTAGGTTACCTGCAACCAAATTCCGGAAACATAGAAATTGATGGAGTAAGCATTTTTGCCGATCCGCTAAAAGCCAGCAGGCAAATTGGCTATTTACCGGAACAAAATCCTCTTTATGATGATATGACGGTGTTTGAAGCGTTAGCATATTTTGCCTCTTTACGCCGGTTGAAAAGGGATTATTTTCAGGAACGCTTAAAATTCGTAGTAAAAAACTGTGGACTGAAAGAAGTATTATTTCAAAGAATTGGAACTCTTTCCAAGGGCTATAGACAAAGAACAGGTCTGGCACAGGCAATTTTACACGACCCCCGGATTTTAATTCTGGATGAACCAACCTCCGGTCTTGACCCCAATCAAATTATTGAAATTCGTGAACTTATCCGTAACTTGGGGAAAGAAAAAATGGTGTTGCTTTCCAGCCATATTATGCAGGAAGTGCAGGCATTATGTGATAGAGTGGTAATCATTAGTAAAGGTAAAATTATTGTGGATGATGCTATTGAAAAATTGCCCGGTTACCTGAAAAGAAGTAAAATACTCAATCTGGAAGTGCAAGGTGAGAATATAGATTTTTCTGCTTTTTTAGCTTTGCATCCTTCTTTAGAGCTGGAAATCTTATCCCGGGATGAAAACAGCTGTAAAATTGTATTTTATGAAACACCCGAGATAGATTTACGGCAGGAACTTTCACGCTTTATTAGTGACAAGGGTTGGCTGATTTTAGAATTATCCTCCGGCAATATAAGTTTGGAATCTATTTTCTATGAACTTACAGGAGCGGACAGTAGCGAATCTGAACTGTCCGAAAATGCAAATCAGGAAGAAATATCTCCGGTAGAACTAAATGAACCTGATGCAGCAGAAGAAATTAAGGAGCAGAAATGA
- a CDS encoding ABC transporter permease subunit, whose translation MRTVFTIAKKDYELALRSVSTYIVFILFLVIIGLIFSNMVFKIARAELRFLFEIIHIVFLFYIPAITMGSIAKERQSGTLELLSTLPVKLSSIIWGKILAVFLQILTILVLSLVFFGIIVIFGEGIDYGAIICGYIGLVFAGLAYTAIGVFASSFPSNQILAFVLALLISAVFYVLKFILPILPFSLLPVVQYLSFDYHLSSFLKGVIDTRDILFFLAVTVIFALLAQFNLQSRNMMQER comes from the coding sequence ATGAGAACAGTTTTCACAATTGCCAAAAAGGACTATGAACTTGCCCTGCGTTCTGTTTCCACTTATATTGTCTTTATCCTGTTTTTAGTTATTATCGGTCTCATTTTTTCCAATATGGTGTTTAAAATAGCCAGAGCGGAATTGCGATTTTTATTTGAAATTATCCATATTGTCTTTTTGTTTTATATTCCTGCCATCACTATGGGCAGCATAGCCAAAGAAAGACAGAGCGGAACTTTGGAATTACTATCTACTTTACCGGTAAAACTTTCCTCCATTATCTGGGGAAAAATTCTGGCTGTCTTTTTGCAGATATTAACGATTTTAGTCCTTTCTTTAGTGTTTTTCGGCATAATTGTCATTTTCGGCGAAGGAATTGATTATGGAGCTATTATTTGTGGCTATATCGGGCTTGTTTTTGCCGGTTTGGCATATACTGCTATTGGTGTCTTTGCCTCCAGTTTTCCCAGTAATCAAATTCTTGCTTTTGTGCTTGCGTTGCTTATTTCGGCTGTTTTTTATGTATTGAAATTTATTTTACCCATATTGCCTTTTTCTCTGTTACCGGTTGTGCAATACTTAAGTTTTGATTATCACTTGAGCAGTTTTCTGAAGGGAGTGATAGATACTCGGGATATTCTTTTTTTCCTTGCAGTTACAGTTATTTTTGCTTTGCTGGCTCAGTTTAATTTGCAAAGCAGGAATATGATGCAGGAGCGCTAA
- the glyS gene encoding glycine--tRNA ligase subunit beta, whose product MNLESSRFLLELGCEELPEKQIAIACNSVNSSFADFLKVNKLSCKNYTVSGTPRRIFLDAIAVEASQKEEEILKIGPAVNIAYDAEGKLTPAGQGFLKKNAVQEEAIFIQETEKGRFLAVKYLKPGLTTVELLQSWIPAMILQIPFEKKMTWSQPEFTFSRPLRWLLILWNDIPLSLPFFNVPCGNITYGNRFLGLEKSIPINKAEEYLPALREHKVIADIEERRTEITNQLANMFPEGDYQVIPNRNLIETVMNLVEFPTAVTGQFDKKYLSLPDKIIISTISQAQKYFAVQDKQGNLSNRFVFIANGNPEHIQIIRQGNEKVVNARLADALWYWNEDTKHPLQNWTLHLDNVIFQAKLGTMAEKTKRIIHLVTALAEELQLTETQKAKAIRCAELCKADLVTNMLGEKEFTKLQGYIGKQYALASGEDEEVAEGIYEHYMPRSANDKLPSTIAGTLVAIADKIDTVAGIIGIGMLPTGSGDPFALRRAANGIVQIVSFRKWDLDLFAFADRALALINRQTELDINAYPNVHNFLEQRITGLLKTNGIAYDVIDSVMHIDKSHLHDLENRAEALNDLKGKDDFIHLVIGFKRVANIIAETKEFIPLQKDKLLEPEEINLYQSLQVLHQDIDSALQKKDYPLALQKLIQFGKVIDDFFAAVLVNCEDKTISANRHSLLREVKKEFLRVADLSLIVLETGQ is encoded by the coding sequence ATGAATTTGGAAAGCAGCCGTTTTTTATTGGAATTGGGATGTGAAGAGCTCCCGGAAAAGCAAATAGCTATTGCCTGCAATAGCGTTAATTCATCTTTTGCCGATTTTTTGAAGGTTAATAAACTGAGCTGTAAAAACTATACTGTAAGCGGAACTCCACGCCGTATCTTTCTTGATGCTATTGCTGTGGAGGCAAGTCAAAAAGAGGAAGAAATCCTGAAAATCGGACCCGCGGTAAATATCGCTTACGATGCTGAAGGCAAATTAACCCCTGCGGGACAGGGCTTTCTAAAAAAAAATGCAGTGCAGGAAGAAGCAATATTCATTCAGGAAACGGAAAAAGGCAGGTTTCTGGCAGTAAAATATCTGAAACCGGGATTAACAACGGTAGAATTATTACAAAGCTGGATTCCGGCAATGATTTTACAAATACCTTTTGAAAAAAAAATGACCTGGAGTCAGCCGGAATTTACCTTTTCCCGTCCTTTGCGTTGGCTTTTAATTCTTTGGAATGATATACCGTTATCTTTGCCTTTTTTTAATGTCCCTTGCGGGAATATTACTTATGGCAACCGTTTTTTAGGGTTGGAAAAGAGCATCCCTATTAATAAGGCAGAAGAATATCTTCCTGCCTTGCGCGAACATAAAGTTATTGCTGATATTGAAGAACGCAGAACAGAAATAACTAACCAGCTGGCAAATATGTTTCCGGAAGGAGATTATCAGGTTATCCCCAATCGCAATTTGATTGAAACCGTAATGAATTTGGTAGAATTTCCTACTGCCGTAACGGGACAATTTGATAAAAAATATTTGTCACTGCCGGATAAAATAATAATCAGCACTATCAGTCAAGCACAAAAGTATTTTGCCGTGCAAGATAAACAGGGTAATTTAAGCAACCGGTTTGTTTTTATTGCTAACGGAAATCCGGAACACATCCAAATTATCAGGCAAGGCAATGAAAAGGTTGTAAATGCCCGCTTAGCTGATGCTTTGTGGTATTGGAATGAAGATACTAAGCACCCGCTGCAGAATTGGACCCTGCACTTGGATAATGTTATTTTCCAGGCAAAACTGGGAACGATGGCAGAAAAAACAAAGCGTATAATCCACTTGGTAACTGCCTTGGCTGAAGAACTGCAACTAACCGAAACACAAAAAGCAAAAGCTATTCGCTGTGCGGAACTCTGCAAAGCGGATTTAGTTACTAATATGCTGGGAGAAAAGGAATTTACAAAACTCCAGGGATATATCGGCAAACAATATGCTTTAGCTTCCGGAGAAGATGAAGAAGTAGCAGAAGGTATTTATGAACACTATATGCCCCGCAGTGCCAATGATAAACTACCTTCTACAATAGCGGGAACCCTTGTTGCCATTGCAGATAAAATTGATACTGTAGCTGGAATTATCGGAATCGGTATGCTGCCAACCGGTAGTGGCGATCCTTTTGCCTTAAGACGCGCTGCCAATGGAATAGTGCAAATTGTCAGTTTCCGGAAATGGGATTTAGACCTCTTTGCTTTTGCGGATAGAGCTTTGGCATTGATTAACCGACAAACGGAACTGGATATTAATGCTTACCCCAATGTGCATAACTTTTTGGAACAAAGGATTACAGGATTGCTGAAAACAAACGGTATCGCTTATGATGTAATAGATAGCGTTATGCACATTGATAAAAGCCATCTGCACGATTTGGAAAATAGAGCAGAGGCATTAAATGACCTTAAAGGAAAAGATGATTTTATTCATTTGGTAATAGGATTTAAACGGGTAGCCAATATAATTGCCGAAACGAAGGAATTTATTCCTCTGCAGAAGGATAAACTGCTTGAACCGGAAGAAATTAACCTGTATCAATCGCTCCAGGTACTTCATCAGGATATTGATTCCGCTTTACAAAAAAAGGATTATCCCCTGGCTTTGCAAAAACTGATTCAATTCGGTAAAGTGATAGATGATTTCTTCGCTGCCGTGCTGGTAAATTGTGAAGATAAAACTATAAGTGCCAATAGGCATTCCCTGCTGAGGGAAGTGAAAAAAGAATTTTTAAGGGTTGCAGACCTGTCTTTGATCGTTCTGGAAACCGGACAATAG
- the pta gene encoding phosphate acetyltransferase, which yields MFLIDDLMTRAKATGGRIVMPEATDARMLKAVAKIEKEGLAKVTLLGKREIILQTAETLQIKLNEVTIIDPETSDNITAFAEAFYTRRKDKGVTLSEARETVKNPLYFGASMVKQGIVDGMVAGAVNTTADVLRAALQVIGVMSGLKTVSSAFIMPAPNFRGEGRIFLFADCAVIPNPTSEQLADIAISTALTRKAIIGDEPKVALLSFSTLGSAKHEMVDKVTAAKAILAERKVDFDYEGELQLDSAIIPEVAKRKAPQSSVAGNANILIFPDLQAGNIGYKLVQYLGDIKAIGPIIQGLAAPVSDLSRGCSAEDIVNTVAFVLLLAEQQKRL from the coding sequence ATGTTTTTAATAGATGATTTAATGACCAGAGCTAAAGCTACCGGTGGTAGAATTGTGATGCCGGAAGCAACTGATGCTCGTATGCTTAAGGCAGTTGCCAAAATTGAAAAAGAGGGTTTGGCAAAAGTAACTCTGCTGGGAAAAAGAGAAATTATATTACAAACCGCTGAAACATTGCAGATAAAGCTTAATGAGGTTACTATCATTGATCCTGAAACCTCAGATAATATAACTGCTTTTGCTGAAGCATTTTATACAAGAAGAAAAGATAAAGGCGTTACGCTGTCCGAAGCAAGAGAAACTGTTAAAAATCCTCTCTATTTTGGCGCTTCCATGGTTAAACAGGGAATCGTAGATGGAATGGTTGCTGGAGCAGTAAATACTACAGCAGATGTTTTACGCGCAGCTTTACAGGTAATAGGTGTGATGTCTGGATTGAAAACTGTTTCCAGTGCATTTATTATGCCGGCACCCAATTTTAGAGGCGAGGGAAGAATTTTCCTGTTTGCCGATTGTGCCGTTATTCCGAATCCTACTTCAGAACAGCTTGCCGATATAGCAATTAGCACTGCTTTAACCCGTAAAGCAATAATTGGAGATGAACCCAAGGTTGCCTTGCTATCTTTTTCCACTTTAGGTAGCGCTAAACATGAAATGGTAGATAAAGTTACTGCTGCAAAAGCTATTTTGGCTGAACGCAAAGTGGATTTTGATTATGAGGGAGAATTACAGCTGGATTCGGCTATAATTCCTGAAGTGGCAAAACGAAAAGCACCTCAAAGTTCCGTAGCGGGAAATGCCAATATTCTTATTTTCCCTGATTTACAAGCAGGTAATATCGGTTATAAACTGGTGCAATATTTAGGTGATATCAAAGCCATCGGACCTATAATTCAAGGTTTGGCGGCTCCGGTTAGTGATTTATCCCGCGGTTGTTCTGCAGAGGATATTGTTAATACAGTTGCTTTCGTTTTGCTTTTGGCAGAACAACAAAAAAGATTATAA
- a CDS encoding PTS sugar transporter subunit IIA — MNKLFMPELIKIVEQFENKNACLQYMANLLSESGCLSFPDRFLAAVKGREEIMSTGIGRGIAIPHARDLTVSCLRIAVCLVKQDLEFTSLDNSPVHLVFMIAVPQSSNQDYMKILRSLSEFLRQDENREILLQAKDERDLYEKVQILEEKLLPELGV; from the coding sequence ATGAACAAGCTTTTTATGCCCGAACTGATTAAGATTGTAGAACAGTTCGAAAACAAAAATGCCTGCCTGCAATATATGGCTAACCTGCTTTCGGAAAGTGGTTGTTTAAGTTTTCCAGACCGTTTTCTGGCTGCAGTAAAAGGAAGAGAAGAAATAATGAGTACCGGTATCGGCAGAGGAATTGCTATCCCTCATGCCAGGGACTTAACTGTTAGTTGTTTACGCATTGCGGTTTGTTTGGTGAAACAGGATTTGGAATTTACCAGTTTAGATAATTCACCTGTCCATCTGGTATTTATGATTGCCGTTCCGCAAAGTTCTAATCAGGACTATATGAAAATATTACGTTCGCTCTCTGAATTTTTAAGGCAGGATGAAAACAGGGAAATATTATTACAAGCCAAAGACGAAAGAGATTTGTATGAAAAAGTTCAAATTCTTGAAGAAAAGTTGCTTCCTGAGCTTGGTGTTTAG
- a CDS encoding DUF4340 domain-containing protein, whose amino-acid sequence MKRSKLILLLLLIILIGLYFLLRTTSPREKLAPVFALDTLAIKRIEIFDAQDTLRMVKQKNIWRLEYPVHWEADSLKIHDLFREVITAKYATTPMGTGKEAIEKFHQKDEEALHIIVSDGHKSIHTLFSNLNNPYDYFRYAGSTKIYQLKAKVTNNYNAELANWRSPHIVSHKENELLKIEVTHPKNKYTLTREGYQWTYHDAHQEFNIYPANRAMIKILNVLENLQTYIFVDNAQAEYAEKFKQPYCTVKLYLTNNRLQELKFIDYTQGHYLMMVDNDPKVLFVVVWDTVFRFTRHPDIFKMQELG is encoded by the coding sequence ATGAAGAGGTCTAAACTAATTTTACTGCTGTTGTTAATTATCTTAATCGGATTATATTTTCTGTTAAGAACTACCAGTCCAAGAGAAAAACTGGCTCCTGTTTTTGCTTTGGATACTTTGGCAATTAAACGGATTGAGATTTTTGATGCGCAGGATACTTTAAGAATGGTTAAACAAAAGAATATTTGGAGGTTGGAATACCCTGTCCATTGGGAAGCGGATAGCTTAAAAATTCACGATCTTTTCAGAGAGGTGATTACCGCTAAGTATGCTACAACTCCAATGGGAACAGGTAAAGAAGCGATTGAAAAGTTTCATCAGAAAGATGAAGAGGCATTGCATATAATTGTAAGTGACGGGCACAAAAGCATTCATACTCTGTTCAGCAATCTGAACAATCCCTATGATTATTTTCGCTATGCCGGTTCCACCAAAATTTATCAGCTGAAAGCTAAAGTTACTAATAATTACAACGCGGAATTAGCTAATTGGCGTTCTCCTCATATTGTTAGCCATAAAGAGAATGAGCTGCTTAAAATTGAAGTTACTCATCCGAAAAATAAATATACTCTTACCCGAGAGGGTTACCAATGGACCTATCACGATGCCCATCAGGAATTTAATATTTATCCGGCAAACAGAGCAATGATTAAAATTCTTAATGTTCTGGAGAATCTGCAAACCTATATCTTTGTAGATAATGCCCAAGCTGAATATGCTGAGAAATTTAAGCAGCCCTATTGCACGGTTAAGCTATATTTAACTAATAATCGGCTGCAGGAATTGAAATTTATTGACTATACCCAAGGGCATTATCTGATGATGGTAGATAACGATCCCAAGGTGTTATTTGTAGTAGTTTGGGATACCGTTTTTCGTTTCACGCGTCATCCCGATATTTTTAAAATGCAGGAACTGGGCTGA
- a CDS encoding PorV/PorQ family protein, with translation MKKFKFLKKSCFLSLVFSFLLIMPLLGQHQDAGTTGFSTLKIIYSARANGMGQAMLGRAKNFDGMQFNPASILRVPNQGVSTTLADHFVGSGGGSVSYLVPKNIYTSYGFFLNYWNSGSIDRTDIGANGEFIELNDTFSAQDILAGFTLAKFVSPALDAGGSFKLVLDQIDGKSASAALLDFGILHHTANERIKVGLAARNLGFQLTHYTDKNFSEGIPLTYGAGLGIDVGKNTLLNIDLTKANGENFIGKFGVEQQVHPSLVLRGGFKTNAGDYAMGGNLGWSSGISLGLGWVWKKISLDYAVASYGDLGLTNQVSIRYNIE, from the coding sequence ATGAAAAAGTTCAAATTCTTGAAGAAAAGTTGCTTCCTGAGCTTGGTGTTTAGCTTTCTTTTGATAATGCCATTATTGGGACAGCATCAGGATGCCGGAACTACCGGTTTTTCCACTTTGAAGATTATTTATTCTGCCAGAGCTAATGGTATGGGACAAGCGATGCTGGGAAGGGCAAAAAACTTTGACGGTATGCAGTTTAATCCTGCTTCAATCCTCAGAGTTCCCAATCAAGGTGTCTCTACTACTTTGGCAGACCATTTTGTTGGTTCCGGAGGCGGTTCTGTCAGCTATTTGGTACCCAAAAACATTTATACTTCTTACGGTTTTTTTCTTAATTACTGGAATTCGGGGTCCATTGATAGAACAGATATAGGTGCTAACGGAGAATTTATTGAGCTTAACGATACTTTTTCCGCTCAGGATATTTTAGCCGGTTTCACTTTGGCGAAATTTGTAAGCCCTGCTTTAGATGCAGGGGGAAGTTTTAAACTTGTTTTAGACCAGATAGACGGTAAATCTGCATCTGCCGCTTTATTAGATTTCGGCATTTTACATCATACTGCCAACGAACGCATAAAAGTAGGCCTGGCAGCCCGAAATTTGGGATTTCAGCTTACTCATTATACCGATAAAAATTTTTCGGAAGGTATTCCTCTTACTTATGGAGCAGGTTTAGGCATTGATGTAGGGAAAAATACTCTGCTGAATATTGATTTAACTAAGGCAAACGGAGAGAATTTTATCGGTAAATTCGGAGTGGAGCAACAAGTTCATCCTTCCCTTGTCCTTAGAGGTGGTTTTAAAACCAATGCGGGTGACTATGCTATGGGAGGAAATTTGGGTTGGAGTTCCGGAATCAGTTTAGGACTGGGTTGGGTTTGGAAAAAAATATCCTTGGATTACGCCGTTGCCTCTTACGGAGATTTGGGTTTAACGAATCAAGTAAGTATCAGATATAATATAGAATAA